TTGTTGTTTTGACATTGGTATAAGAGGCTGGAGTGCAATAAGCTTAACTTTGTTATCACTGTTTAAACTTGAATGACTATTCAGAAATACTTCGCCTGTCCATGAATATTTCTATCGCAGTGGAATCACAAGGAACAGGCAAGTCAATGTGATTTCCCTATGATGGGCATTGCGCCGGCCATGATGCTGGATGCAGTCCACGCTGCAATCCTCGGGCGGTCAGAACCTGGCCTATTCACATATGCCCGGAGAAAAGCGGAGCTTTCGGATAGGGACGTCTATTCCAGATTGATGGCGCAAGGCTGCGCTTGCGCATGTTGTGACGGCGGGGTCGATCTTGATGCTTTCGGCATTGTCGGAGCGCTAATCGTCGGGGCAGGTTTTATCCCGAAGGGTGGTAGGCGGCGTTTGTTTTGCAAAATAGCTCGATGAAGGCATCCGCCTCCATCGGCGGGGCATAGAGAAAGCCTTGCCCCAAGCGGCAGCCGGCCTCTAGCAGAAAGTTGGCTTGACGCTTGGTTTCCACGCCCTCGGCGATCACTTGCAAGTCCAGCTTGCCTGCCAGCGCGATAATGGCTTCGCATAGGGCTTGATCGCGCGCGTCTACGTCCAGCTGGCGGATGAAGGATTGGTCTATTTTGAGATAGTCCAGATTGTATTGTTTCAGGTATGACAACGCGGAATAGCCGGTTCCAAAGTCGTCCAGGGCGATCATGAAGCCCGCCGAGCGGTAGAGGTCTAGCGCTTGCCTGACCTTGGGGTCGGCGTCAAGCAGCAGTCTTTCGGTGATTTCCAGCACCAAGGTATTGGTCGGCATGCCGGCTTCACGGGCTTTATGTATCCAGCGCGTGTGGTTTTGCTCGTCGCGGAAGTGCAAAGCGGAAACATTGATGGAGACCTGCGGCGCGCGGTCCAACGATGAGAGCCAGCGGCTCAGTTGCCGAAGCGCTTCGTCGAATACCCATTCGCTGATCGGGCCAATCATGCCGCACTCTTCCGCGATGGGAATGAACACGCTGGGGGAAATCTCCCCGGTTTGTTCGTGGCGCCATCTCAATAACGCTTCCGCTTTGACCACCTTCCCGTCGGCGAGATCGACGATGGGCTGGAATAGCAGGCGGAGCGCGCCATGCTCCAGGGCTTGATGCAGTCCGCTGGAGATTTGCAGGCGGATTTCGGCGGCCTTTTGCATGGCGGGGGCGTAGAAGCAGCAGCGATTGCGTCCGGCCTGTTTGGCGCCGTACATGGCTTGGTCGGCATTGCGCAATAGTTCGCTGACCGCCGCGCCGTCCGTGGGCGCGAGCGCGATGCCGATGCTGCCGCTCACATAGCAGGTCATCTGCTCCAGCTGCACCGGCTCGCTTAATTTGTCCAACAGTTTCTGCGCGGTCTGGTCGATCTGCGACGGCGCGCGCACATCGCCCAGCACGATGCAGAACTCGTCGCCGCCCAGCCGCGCCACCGTGTCGCTGGCGCGCACGCACGCTTGCAGCCGCGCGGCGATGATGGTCAGCAGATGGTCTCCCGCCGCGTGGCCCAGCGAGTCGTTGACGTGCTTGAAATGATCCAGATCGATCAACAGCACCGCCACCATCTTGCGGTGGCGGGTCGCCTGAGCCAGTTCGTATTCCAGGCGGTCGAACAGCATGCGCCGGTTGCTCAGATTGGTCAGCGGGTCATGCTTGGCCAGAAAGTCCAGTTGCTCCTGGGCGGCCAGCACCGAGCTGATGTCGGAAAACACCAAAACGAAATGCGTGATTTTGCCATTGTGGCCGGGCACGGCGCTTAGGCTTTCCCAAATGCTGATGCTATGGCCGCGATGGTGGAGGTAGCTGACATTGCCTTGCCACAGCTTGCGTTCGCCGTTTTGCAGCTGTTCGATCAAGCCGGCGCTGTGCGGCTTGAGGTAGAGCGAGTCGATGCTGGCCCAGCCCAGGGCCTCCGCTTCGCTGTAGCCGGTTTGCTCGGTGAAGGCCGGGTTGATGGAAACCACTTTGCGTTCCGCGTCCAGGATGGCGATCCCCTCGGCGGTGGAATCGAAAACCGTGACGGCCTGGCGCAGCCTCTCCTCGGTCTGGCGCCGCGTGGTGATGTCTTGCAGCACGCCTATGATGCGGCAATTCTGGTGCAGTTCGTCGAAACGCTTGCCGTGCGCTTCGAGCCAGCGTTCGCCGTCGGCGCCGCCATCTTGCAGGCGGAAGGAAACGGTGAAACTGCCGCCCTCCTGGCGGGTTTGTTCCATGGCCTGCATCACGGCCGGCAGGTCGCGGCGGTCTATTTTTTCCAGAAAGTTGCGGATGGGTTCGCTGATCACCTGGTTGCGCGGCAGCATGTCGAGCCCGTTCAGGCTATAGATGTTCAGATGATCGATGTCCGCGCGCCATTCCCAGATTTCCAGCCGGGCTGCTTGCATGGCCTTGCTGAACCGTCCCAGCAGGGCATCCGCGTCTTGCTGGATGTGCGAGCGCGACATCGCCATTTGCAGCGTGGCGTGCAGTTCGCGCGGCGAGACGGGTTTGACCAGATAGCCATAGGGCAGGGCGCTTTCGGCGCGTTGCAGCGTCGCATCCTCCGCATAGGCGCTGAGAAAAACGATGGGCGTTTTCAAGGCCAGATAGATTTCAGTGGCGGCATCGACGCCGTCCATCGCCCCCTCCAGATGGATATCCATCAATACCAGGTCCGGGCGCTCTTCCTTGGCCTTGTCTATGGCCAGCTTGCCGGTCGCCACCACGGCGCAGACGGTATAGCCGAGCGCTTGCAACTGGAGCTGCAAGTCCATGGCGATGATGCGTTCGTCTTCGACAATCAGGATGCGGCCCGCTTTCATGGCGCTTCTCCCGCGTCGAAAATGGCAAAGCGCGCCTCAATGCTGACGCCGGGGGCGTTGTCGCTGATTTCCAGGGTCGCGCCCATTTGCTCCGCCAGCATCGGCACCAGTTGCAAGCCCAGCGAGGAGGTGGCGCCTTCGCGCGCGGGTTTCGGCATGCCGACGCCATGGTCGGCGACGGTCAGTCTGGCGTGCTTGTCGTCCTCGCGCTCCAAGCGCAGCCAGATGGTGCCTTGTCCTTCCGGATAGGCGTGCTTGATCGCGTTGGTGAGCAGTTCGTTGATCAGCAAGCCGCAAGGCGTGGCGCGTTGCAGTTCGATGCAGACTTCGCCGGCCGGCGCGATCAGTTCCACCCGCAAACGGCCGGCTTGCAGGCCATAGCTGCTCATCATCAATTGATTGAAGCGCTGCAGGTATTCGCCCAGATCGACTTTGGAAAAGTCATGGCGCTCATACAGCAATTGGTGGATCAAGGCCATCGAGCGCACCCGGGTTTGGCTTTCCTGCAGGGCCTGGCGGGCGCTTTCCTCCCGCACGTAATGGGTTTGCATATTGAGCAGGCTGATGATGACTTGCAGGTTGTTTTTCACCCGATGGTGCACTTCGTTCAGCAGGGTGGTTTTTTCCTGCAGCGCCATTTCCAATTGGTTTTGCGCCTGCTTGCGGGCGGTCATATCGACAATGCCGGCCAGCACCATGGGGCCATCTTCGGTGACGATGGGGTTGAGGCCGATCTCGATGGGGAATTCGCTGCCGTCCTTGCGCAGGCCGAACAAATCGCGGCCCACGCCCATGGGGCGGGCTTCGGGCTGGTGTTGGAAGCGCTGCCTCAATTGGCCGTGCTGCTTGCGGAAGCGCTCAGGAACCAGCCGCTCCATTTGCATGCCGAGCAGTTCTCCGCCGCGGTAGCCGAATAGCAATTCGGCAAGCCGGTTGAACAAGGTGATGACGCCGGACTCGTTCACCATGACCATGGCGTTGGGAGATTCCTGCACTACCAGATGG
The Chromobacterium sp. IIBBL 290-4 DNA segment above includes these coding regions:
- a CDS encoding EAL domain-containing protein; this encodes MKAGRILIVEDERIIAMDLQLQLQALGYTVCAVVATGKLAIDKAKEERPDLVLMDIHLEGAMDGVDAATEIYLALKTPIVFLSAYAEDATLQRAESALPYGYLVKPVSPRELHATLQMAMSRSHIQQDADALLGRFSKAMQAARLEIWEWRADIDHLNIYSLNGLDMLPRNQVISEPIRNFLEKIDRRDLPAVMQAMEQTRQEGGSFTVSFRLQDGGADGERWLEAHGKRFDELHQNCRIIGVLQDITTRRQTEERLRQAVTVFDSTAEGIAILDAERKVVSINPAFTEQTGYSEAEALGWASIDSLYLKPHSAGLIEQLQNGERKLWQGNVSYLHHRGHSISIWESLSAVPGHNGKITHFVLVFSDISSVLAAQEQLDFLAKHDPLTNLSNRRMLFDRLEYELAQATRHRKMVAVLLIDLDHFKHVNDSLGHAAGDHLLTIIAARLQACVRASDTVARLGGDEFCIVLGDVRAPSQIDQTAQKLLDKLSEPVQLEQMTCYVSGSIGIALAPTDGAAVSELLRNADQAMYGAKQAGRNRCCFYAPAMQKAAEIRLQISSGLHQALEHGALRLLFQPIVDLADGKVVKAEALLRWRHEQTGEISPSVFIPIAEECGMIGPISEWVFDEALRQLSRWLSSLDRAPQVSINVSALHFRDEQNHTRWIHKAREAGMPTNTLVLEITERLLLDADPKVRQALDLYRSAGFMIALDDFGTGYSALSYLKQYNLDYLKIDQSFIRQLDVDARDQALCEAIIALAGKLDLQVIAEGVETKRQANFLLEAGCRLGQGFLYAPPMEADAFIELFCKTNAAYHPSG
- a CDS encoding sensor histidine kinase; its protein translation is MTPRTTLLLNEPLSDSDESEACFRLLVNCVEDYAIYLLDADGRIRSWNAGAERMEGYQAEEVIGRHFSLFYPPDGNPMAKATQELAIASQEGRHAGEAWRVRKDGSRFLADILLTPIYNTAGGLKGYAKITRDISSRKRLEERFHLVVQESPNAMVMVNESGVITLFNRLAELLFGYRGGELLGMQMERLVPERFRKQHGQLRQRFQHQPEARPMGVGRDLFGLRKDGSEFPIEIGLNPIVTEDGPMVLAGIVDMTARKQAQNQLEMALQEKTTLLNEVHHRVKNNLQVIISLLNMQTHYVREESARQALQESQTRVRSMALIHQLLYERHDFSKVDLGEYLQRFNQLMMSSYGLQAGRLRVELIAPAGEVCIELQRATPCGLLINELLTNAIKHAYPEGQGTIWLRLEREDDKHARLTVADHGVGMPKPAREGATSSLGLQLVPMLAEQMGATLEISDNAPGVSIEARFAIFDAGEAP